A segment of the Streptomyces sp. ITFR-21 genome:
GCCCGCGACGGCGGAGGAGGCCGAGGACGGGGCCGCCGAGCACTGTCCGCGGCTGGTGCGGCTCGCCCACCTGACGCTGCCGGCCGGGCCCGGCAGGCACCGCAGGGCGCTGGTGGCGCGCCGGCTGGCCCGGCGCGTACTGCCACTGCCCCGGTCCGGCCCGCCGGCGGCCGCCGGCGGGGCGTACGCGGCGTACGGGCTGCTGTGCCGCGAAGTCCTGCGCGGGGCGCTGGGGTTCGGCCGGCGCGGCCGGTGGCGTACGGCGCTGGACAGCGTGCTGCTGCCGCGTGTGGCGGGTCCGCTGCCGTCTCCCCGGACGCCGCGCGACGGGGAGCCCGCCTCGGAGCGGCCCCGGTCGGCGCCCTCGCCGAAGGCCCGGCCCGCCTCCGCGCCGCGGACCGCGAAGGGCCAGGACGGTCCGGCGGCCCGCGCGCTGCCGGAGCAGGCGGGCGCGGCCGGTCCGTACGGCGCGCCGCGCCGGGCCACCACGCCCACCACGCCCACCACGCCCACCACGCCCACCACGCCCAAGCGTCGGCACCCGCCGGCCGCGGCCGGGTTCGGCGGCGGTCCGGCCCACGCGCGGCCCACCGGGCCGCCGCGCCGGGGGCAGCGGGTGCGGACCGGGCTCGGGGCGGCCGCCCTGCTGGCGGCCGGCGGGCTGCTGGCGTCGGTGTGGACCGGCGGGCCCGCCCCCGACGCCTCTTCGGCCGGCGGTGATCCGTCCGCGGCGGACGCGCGGCACGCCCTCGATCCGGCCGCGCTCGTCCGCGCCGCCCCGGACGCCTGGGCCGCGACCACCCGGATGGACTTCACCGCCTGGCCGGCGCGCGGCGGCCGTACCGCCGACGAGACGCTGCTCGGGCGGGCGCTGGCGGTCTGGGCGCGGCCCGGCGCCGCGGTGCAGGTCACCTCGGCCCCCGGCACGCCCCGCACCGCGCCCGCCCAGCCGCCCCAGCTGCTTTTCGCCGGGGACGTGGACAACGCGACCGTCGTGCTCTTCCACGACGGACTGCGGCTGGTCCGCTACGCCCGGCCGCGTGGCGGAGGCGGCCGGGCCGCGCTGGACTTCGCCCAGGTCCAGGGGGCCGGCCTCACCACCGCCGGCGCGGTCGCGCTGACCCGGGAGGACGGCAACGCCCGCTATCTGACCGCCCCTTGGATCGCCGGCGCGCAGACCCGCGACCTGATGCGGCCGGACCGGCCCGGCACCCGGCTGCGCCGCTCGGCCGACGGGGTGACCGACCCGGTGCGGACGCCGGCGGCGGGACCGGGCGGGTGCGGTACGTCCTGGCCGGCGCTCCGGCTGCGGGCCGCCGCCGAGATCGCCGCGGACCGCCCTTTCCTGCTCACCGACCTCGGCGGCCTCTCCCCCGTACACCTCACCTACACCCCGCCGCCGGGCCCCGGCGCCCCCGCCGGGCCGCCCCTGGAGGCCACCGGCCCGCGGGCGCTGACGAGTTGGGCGCACGGCGCGTGCCGGCTCGGGGTGCTGCGCGGCCAGGCCGTCCGGTCGGTCGACGCGTGGGAGTTCGCCCGTACCGCGCTGCCCGAAGGCGGCGGCGAGGCGTCGTGGGTGTGCGACCGGGCGGACACCTGGCGCGGTCCGGGCCTGGCGACCGTGCGGTTCGTGCCGCCGGGCGCGGCCGCGACGGCTCCGGGCGCCCTCGCCGGGCAGCAGAGCGACGGTCACGCGTGCAGCCGCTTCGGGCCGGACGTGATGGCCGGTGTGATGTGGCAGTCGGCCGCCGGGCACTGGTACCTGCTGGCCGCGGGCAGCCGTGACGTGACGCGGATCAGCGCCTCGCACGGTCTGGACGCGACCGCGGCAGGGGCCTTCCTCGCCGTCCGCGCCCCGCGCGGCATCCGGCCCGCGCTCACCGCCCGGCTGGGCACCGGCGGCACGCTGTCCCCGCTGGCCGGCGGATGACGGCGCCGCTACGCGGTGACGGCCGCCTGCACAGGCAGCAGCATCGCCACATGGTCGCCCTTGCGGGTGCCTTCCTGCCAGCCCTGGCTGACGTAGAAGGCGCGGGCCCTGGCGTTGGGCGCGAAGACCTCAAGCCGCGCGGTGGTCAGCCTGGCGGCCTGCCACACCGCGACGCACGCCCGGTGCAGCGCGGTGCCGGTCCCGGTCCGCCACACCTCGGGGTCGATGTGGAAGTGGAACAGCTTGTCCCCCTCGAAGCGTGCGCCGAGCACCGCGAAGCCCACCACGTGGTCGCCGCGCACCGCGCACAGCACGGTCCGCTCCCGTGAGGTGATCGCCTCCCGCGTCCCCACCCGCTGCCGCTCCAGCTCGTCCGGCCCGCTGTACGCCTCCGCCGACAGGTGTCCCTCGTAGTACGTCGCCCTGGCCCGGGCGTGGACGTCGCATATGGCGTCCAGGTCCTCGATGACGGCCGGCCGGATGGTGACGTACGGAGTGTTCATGGGTACATGGACGCCCGGCCGCGGCGATCGGTTCCCGCCGGACGCCCGGAAGTGACGCGTCTCACCGGCGCCCGGCGGCGGGCCCGGCGTGCGGGCGGACGGTCTTCCCGGCCGCCGCGCAACACGCCTTTCAGGCGTTTTGTACGGCTGTGTACGGGATTCCTCTGGCAGACTGGCCTGCCATGGGGGAACGGACCGCGAGGACGATGAGGGGCCGCTCGGGCGGCCCGGCGGACCCCACCGGCTCGACGGCCGAAGGCGGCGCGCTCGGCGGGGCCACCGCGGTGGCCCCCAGGACCTCGCGCAGCCGGCTGCTGACGTACGTCCGCACCCCGCGCCGCCCCCGGCTGTGGTTCGAGATCCTGCTCATCGGCTTCAGCTACTGGCTGTACTCGCAGATCAGGAACGCGGTCCCGCAGGAGCGGACGGTCGCGCTGCGGCACGCCCGTTCGGTGTGGACCTTCGAGCGGGACATCGGACTGGGCGTCGAGCACGCGGTCAACCACGGTGTGGACGCGGTGACCTGGCTGATCGTCGGGATGAACTACT
Coding sequences within it:
- a CDS encoding GNAT family N-acetyltransferase gives rise to the protein MNTPYVTIRPAVIEDLDAICDVHARARATYYEGHLSAEAYSGPDELERQRVGTREAITSRERTVLCAVRGDHVVGFAVLGARFEGDKLFHFHIDPEVWRTGTGTALHRACVAVWQAARLTTARLEVFAPNARARAFYVSQGWQEGTRKGDHVAMLLPVQAAVTA